In the genome of Populus trichocarpa isolate Nisqually-1 chromosome 10, P.trichocarpa_v4.1, whole genome shotgun sequence, the window CCTTCATTTCTTCGCTCAAAAACTGGGTCTGGATTCGTTGTTTGTGCCTCAAAGGGGGCTAATAATAGACCTTTAACTGGTGTCGTCTTTGAGCCTTTTGAGGAGGTTAAGAAAGAACTGAATCTCGTGCCTAATGTGCCACAAGTTTCTCTTGCCAGGCAGAAATTTACCGATGAGAGCGAAGCCGCCATCAATGAACAGATCAAGTGAGATTTCATTTTTTCAAGCTTCTTGTTGAGTGACCATTCTTTTATCGTCAAGAAATGATTGATTTGCTTTAATTGATATagaaaatgatttctttataCTGGAACTGGATTAAAGATTCTATATTTACTTTTCTTGTGACATGTTCTTTTTATATGATGTTTAATTCTGATCTTGCGTTGGTGTTTTCCATATTTAGATCTATGTTTCGTGGTTCTTTGGGTTCATCTATGTTTCGTTTGAGTTTTTTTGGTGAAGTATATCGCTTTAGTAATCTGTTTTCTAATCATCAATTATGTCGTTTTTGGAATGGCAGTGTGGAGTACAATGTCTCATATGTGTACCATGCGATGTTTGCCTACTTCGATAGAGATAATGTGGCACTCAAGGGCCTTGCCAAGTAAATTCCCGTGGAAATTCTCTGTTTTTTATAagctctctcttttgttttatgtttttagctCTCTCTTTTGTTATATGTTGTTAAAGCTGattcataacattttttttttctaataggtTTTTCAAGGAATCTAGTATCGAAGAAAGAGAGCATGCTGAGAAATTGATGGAATACCAGGtgattaaattcataatttgatatagttatttattgtttttttccttttcaatttagcGCTGGGAGTTCTTTATTATGTTCATAATGTAATTGAATCCTCGGTCATTGTTGTTTAATCTCATAGAATAAACGGGGTGGAAAAGTGAAGCTGCAGTCTATTTTGATGCCCCTCTCTGAGTTTGATCATGCGGAGAAGGGAGATGCACTGTATGGTGAGTTTTGATGGGCGTTTATATGTTGACAATGAGGAGTTTagcaaaatgaagttttttgtatttatttattgaagctGTTGTGTGATGTGAAAAATGTCCTCGGCCGGtgctttttaatgtttttctctgCTTTAATCCTGACATAAATTCAGGGGAGAAATTAGTTGATTGACCGTGTCCTTATATACTGAACTG includes:
- the LOC7474413 gene encoding ferritin-3, chloroplastic, with protein sequence MLLKAAPAFSLLNATGDNLGSLFPSVSSLSNKNLSVSPSFLRSKTGSGFVVCASKGANNRPLTGVVFEPFEEVKKELNLVPNVPQVSLARQKFTDESEAAINEQINVEYNVSYVYHAMFAYFDRDNVALKGLAKFFKESSIEEREHAEKLMEYQNKRGGKVKLQSILMPLSEFDHAEKGDALYAMELALSLEKLTNEKLLNLHSVAEKNKDVQLTDFVESEFLAEQVDAIKKISEYVAQLRRVGKGHGVWHFDQMLLHGEEVVA